The proteins below come from a single Drosophila teissieri strain GT53w chromosome 3L, Prin_Dtei_1.1, whole genome shotgun sequence genomic window:
- the LOC122616368 gene encoding LHFPL tetraspan subfamily member 3 protein, which produces MGTKIEYVDTTHLYASKYIRNSKAIGVLWAIFTICYAIIGIVAFVTPEWIGDPDNDGAGRLGLWQQCQRDEIFDNCRRRWESIFEVPTFSFQLATFFMLGAIALALLTIFFLVCLLFMKSTRVFHLCGWMQIISALCMIVACAAFPFGWNSDDFRKICGPEANRFELGLCGIRWAYPLAIIGCIDGVVLATLAFILATRHVRLQPDPIYQNSLYKGEINNAYLTDAISLAGSRKSNPRITGLNLQPILLVAPPNEDSISQFSRYH; this is translated from the exons ATGGGAACGAAGATCGAGTACGTGGACACCACGCATCTGTACGCCTCCAAGTACATCCGCAACTCCAAGGCGATCGGCGTGCTGTGGGCCATCTTCACCATCTGCTATGCCATCATCGGCATCGTGGCATTCGTGACACCAG AGTGGATCGGTGATCCGGACAACGATGGAGCTGGTCGCCTGGGTCTTTGGCAGCAGTGCCAGCGGGACGAGATCTTCGACAACTGCCGCCGCCGATGGGAGAGCATCTTTGAAGTGCCCACATTCTCGTTTCAA TTGGCCACATTCTTCATGTTGGGCGCCATAGCTCTGGCCTTGCTGACCATATTTTTCTtggtttgtttgctgtttatGAAGTCAACGCGTGTTTTCCACCTTTGCGGTTGGATGCAAATCATATCAG CTCTTTGCATGATTGTGGCCTGCGCGGCGTTTCCTTTTGGCTGGAATTCGGACGATTTCCGAAAGATCTGTGGCCCGGAAGCGAATCGCTTTGAGCTGGGCTTGTGCGGCATTCGCTGGGCTTATCCACTGGCCATTATCGGTTGCATAGATGGCGTGGTCTTGGCCACTCTGGCGTTTATCTTGGCCACGAGGCACGTGCGCCTGCAGCCAGATCCCATATACCAGAATTCGCTATACAAAG GTGAAATCAACAATGCGTACCTCACTGATGCCATCAGCTTGGCGGGATCGAGGAAATCTAATCCACGCATAACTGGCTTGAACTTGCAGCCCATTTTGCTGGTGGCTCCGCCGAATGAGGACAGCATATCGCAGTTTTCTCGTTATCACTGA
- the LOC122616367 gene encoding lysosome membrane protein 2 isoform X1, which yields MGLEKHYLRYGRTARDHLLDWATCGRGRRQQQQQQQQQLQQQHPQQQQQHAQPSQGSTATGRRSRPHVTHRGTPLSMLISNGVRISNNRLAVIIIGIITLILGIILSSMPWLDYFILKNLRLWNDTLSYHYWQRPGVIRLTKLYIYNVTNPDGFLRGEKPHLQEVGPFVYREDMQKVNVKFHENNYTVSYQHKKILQFVPELSIDKDTPITTPNIPLLTLTSLSPKLGYLLSKTISVVVTAAQFKPFINVTAEQLAFGYDDALVSLAHRFYPKHMRPMERMGLLLGRNGTLTEVSSVKTGMDSMDQFGYIDQLNGMDHLPHWSEPPCTSIAGSEGSFFPPRELTKSEMVHIYDKDLCRIIPLKYVESVEKDGIAADLFRLPNNSYGDSAHNPENKCYDSSEYEPIQGLQNISPCQYGAPVYISNPHFFESHPDLLNSVEGLKPEREKHETYFKIQPKLGVPLEGKVRIQLNLKVTRAKDVYPVRDFRDFVFPVMWLEEGISELTPAIKRWIYLGTVIAPSAVPIGSYLMILGGAFAIIFSFVRAYQNFVFARDPTLEILEMGRRSLRRGSSFIAHQQHRLLVHHRDSYSLLRHGPMATCLGEGNREEDAQPIIDGSLSAGISQES from the exons ATGGGCTTGGAGAAACATTACCTGCGATATGGACGCACCGCTAGAGATCACCTCCTTGACTGGGCCACCTGTGGGCGTGGtcgacgacagcagcagcaacagcagcagcagcaactgcaacagcagcatccacaacagcagcaacaacatgcaCAGCCATCACAGGGGTCAACTGCCACGGGGCGGAGGTCCCGCCCCCATGTGACACACAGGGGAACGCCGCTCTCCATGCTGATATCAAATGGAGTTAGGATTAGCAATA ATAGACTAGCTGTGATAATTATTGGGATAATTACTTTAATCTTAGGCATTATTTTATCCTCCATGCCCTGGCTGGATTATTTTATACTAAAG AACTTAAGGCTGTGGAATGATACACTGAGTTATCATTATTGGCAAAGGCCCGGCGTCATCCGACTGACCAAGCTCTACATCTACAACGTGACCAATCCGGATGGATTCCTGCGCGGTGAAAAGCCACACCTGCAAGAAGTTGGTCCTTTTGTCTACAG GGAAGACATGCAGAAGGTGAATGTCAAGTTTCACGAGAATAACTACACCGTGTCATATCAGCATAAGAAGATACTGCAATTTGTTCCTGAACTGAGTATTGATAAGGACACGCCCATAACCACGCCCAATATTCCCCTGCTG ACCCTCACCAGTCTCAGCCCGAAGCTGGGATATCTCCTGTCCAAAACCATATCCGTAGTGGTAACGGCTGCCCAATTCAAGCCCTTCATCAACGTCACTGCCGAGCAGTTGGCCTTTGGCTACGACGATGCGCTGGTGAGCTTGGCCCACAGGTTTTATCCGAAGCACATGAGACCGATGGAGAGGATGGGTCTGCTCCTGGGCCGCAATGGCACCCTCACGGAGGTGTCCTCCGTCAAGACGGGCATGGACAGCATGGACCAGTTTGGCTACATAGACCAGCTGAATGGGATGGATCACCTGCCGCACTGGAGTGAGCCGCCGTGCACGAGTATAGCTGGATCGGAGGGATCCTTCTTTCCGCCGCGGGAACTCACCAAATCGGAGATGGTTCATATATACGACAAGGATTTGTGCCGGATTATCCCACTGAAATATGTGGAGAGCGTGGAAAAGGATGGCATAGCGGCGGATCTGTTCCGGCTGCCCAATAATTCCTACGGCGATTCCGCACACAATCCGGAGAACAAGTGCTACGATAGCAGCGAGTATGAGCCCATTCAGGGTCTGCAGAATATCAGTCCGTGCCAATATGGCGCCCCCGTTTACATTTCCAATCCGCATTTCTTTGAATCCCACCCAGATCTTCTCAATTCCGTGGAAGGCCTAAAGCCAGAACGTGAGAAGCATGAGACCTACTTCAAAATACAACCG AAACTTGGAGTTCCACTGGAGGGTAAAGTGCGGATACAGCTGAATCTCAAAGTGACACGTGCCAAGGACGTCTACCCAGTGCGTGATTTTCGAGACTTTGTCTTTCCGGTCATGTGGCTGGAAGAG GGCATCTCTGAGCTGACACCTGCCATCAAGCGCTGGATTTACTTGGGCACAGTGATAGCCCCGAGTGCCGTGCCCATCGGATCCTACCTGATGATCCTGGGCGGAGCCTTTGCCATCATCTTTAGCTTTGTGAGAGCCTACCAGAACTTTGTGTTCGCCCGGGATCCCACGCTAGAGATCCTCGAGATGGGCAGGAGGTCCTTGAGGCGGGGCAGCAGTTTCATAGCCCATCAGCAGCACAGGTTGCTCGTTCATCATCGGGACAGCTACTCCCTGCTGCGACATGGACCCATGGCCACCTGTTTGGGGGAGGGAAACCGGGAGGAGGACGCGCAGCCCATCATCGATGGAAGCCTCAGTGCAGGAATCAGTCAGGAGTCGTAG
- the LOC122616367 gene encoding lysosome membrane protein 2 isoform X2: MPIIFIIFIIIIIIIISGIISGFEMLLATPNASKCQQDRLAVIIIGIITLILGIILSSMPWLDYFILKNLRLWNDTLSYHYWQRPGVIRLTKLYIYNVTNPDGFLRGEKPHLQEVGPFVYREDMQKVNVKFHENNYTVSYQHKKILQFVPELSIDKDTPITTPNIPLLTLTSLSPKLGYLLSKTISVVVTAAQFKPFINVTAEQLAFGYDDALVSLAHRFYPKHMRPMERMGLLLGRNGTLTEVSSVKTGMDSMDQFGYIDQLNGMDHLPHWSEPPCTSIAGSEGSFFPPRELTKSEMVHIYDKDLCRIIPLKYVESVEKDGIAADLFRLPNNSYGDSAHNPENKCYDSSEYEPIQGLQNISPCQYGAPVYISNPHFFESHPDLLNSVEGLKPEREKHETYFKIQPKLGVPLEGKVRIQLNLKVTRAKDVYPVRDFRDFVFPVMWLEEGISELTPAIKRWIYLGTVIAPSAVPIGSYLMILGGAFAIIFSFVRAYQNFVFARDPTLEILEMGRRSLRRGSSFIAHQQHRLLVHHRDSYSLLRHGPMATCLGEGNREEDAQPIIDGSLSAGISQES, encoded by the exons ATGCCCATCATTTTCATCATctttatcatcatcatcatcataataatCAGCGGAATCATCAGCGGATTTGAGATGCTGCTGGCCACGCCCAACGCCTCCAAATGCCAGCAAg ATAGACTAGCTGTGATAATTATTGGGATAATTACTTTAATCTTAGGCATTATTTTATCCTCCATGCCCTGGCTGGATTATTTTATACTAAAG AACTTAAGGCTGTGGAATGATACACTGAGTTATCATTATTGGCAAAGGCCCGGCGTCATCCGACTGACCAAGCTCTACATCTACAACGTGACCAATCCGGATGGATTCCTGCGCGGTGAAAAGCCACACCTGCAAGAAGTTGGTCCTTTTGTCTACAG GGAAGACATGCAGAAGGTGAATGTCAAGTTTCACGAGAATAACTACACCGTGTCATATCAGCATAAGAAGATACTGCAATTTGTTCCTGAACTGAGTATTGATAAGGACACGCCCATAACCACGCCCAATATTCCCCTGCTG ACCCTCACCAGTCTCAGCCCGAAGCTGGGATATCTCCTGTCCAAAACCATATCCGTAGTGGTAACGGCTGCCCAATTCAAGCCCTTCATCAACGTCACTGCCGAGCAGTTGGCCTTTGGCTACGACGATGCGCTGGTGAGCTTGGCCCACAGGTTTTATCCGAAGCACATGAGACCGATGGAGAGGATGGGTCTGCTCCTGGGCCGCAATGGCACCCTCACGGAGGTGTCCTCCGTCAAGACGGGCATGGACAGCATGGACCAGTTTGGCTACATAGACCAGCTGAATGGGATGGATCACCTGCCGCACTGGAGTGAGCCGCCGTGCACGAGTATAGCTGGATCGGAGGGATCCTTCTTTCCGCCGCGGGAACTCACCAAATCGGAGATGGTTCATATATACGACAAGGATTTGTGCCGGATTATCCCACTGAAATATGTGGAGAGCGTGGAAAAGGATGGCATAGCGGCGGATCTGTTCCGGCTGCCCAATAATTCCTACGGCGATTCCGCACACAATCCGGAGAACAAGTGCTACGATAGCAGCGAGTATGAGCCCATTCAGGGTCTGCAGAATATCAGTCCGTGCCAATATGGCGCCCCCGTTTACATTTCCAATCCGCATTTCTTTGAATCCCACCCAGATCTTCTCAATTCCGTGGAAGGCCTAAAGCCAGAACGTGAGAAGCATGAGACCTACTTCAAAATACAACCG AAACTTGGAGTTCCACTGGAGGGTAAAGTGCGGATACAGCTGAATCTCAAAGTGACACGTGCCAAGGACGTCTACCCAGTGCGTGATTTTCGAGACTTTGTCTTTCCGGTCATGTGGCTGGAAGAG GGCATCTCTGAGCTGACACCTGCCATCAAGCGCTGGATTTACTTGGGCACAGTGATAGCCCCGAGTGCCGTGCCCATCGGATCCTACCTGATGATCCTGGGCGGAGCCTTTGCCATCATCTTTAGCTTTGTGAGAGCCTACCAGAACTTTGTGTTCGCCCGGGATCCCACGCTAGAGATCCTCGAGATGGGCAGGAGGTCCTTGAGGCGGGGCAGCAGTTTCATAGCCCATCAGCAGCACAGGTTGCTCGTTCATCATCGGGACAGCTACTCCCTGCTGCGACATGGACCCATGGCCACCTGTTTGGGGGAGGGAAACCGGGAGGAGGACGCGCAGCCCATCATCGATGGAAGCCTCAGTGCAGGAATCAGTCAGGAGTCGTAG
- the LOC122616367 gene encoding lysosome membrane protein 2 isoform X3, translated as MKSCTSGDRLAVIIIGIITLILGIILSSMPWLDYFILKNLRLWNDTLSYHYWQRPGVIRLTKLYIYNVTNPDGFLRGEKPHLQEVGPFVYREDMQKVNVKFHENNYTVSYQHKKILQFVPELSIDKDTPITTPNIPLLTLTSLSPKLGYLLSKTISVVVTAAQFKPFINVTAEQLAFGYDDALVSLAHRFYPKHMRPMERMGLLLGRNGTLTEVSSVKTGMDSMDQFGYIDQLNGMDHLPHWSEPPCTSIAGSEGSFFPPRELTKSEMVHIYDKDLCRIIPLKYVESVEKDGIAADLFRLPNNSYGDSAHNPENKCYDSSEYEPIQGLQNISPCQYGAPVYISNPHFFESHPDLLNSVEGLKPEREKHETYFKIQPKLGVPLEGKVRIQLNLKVTRAKDVYPVRDFRDFVFPVMWLEEGISELTPAIKRWIYLGTVIAPSAVPIGSYLMILGGAFAIIFSFVRAYQNFVFARDPTLEILEMGRRSLRRGSSFIAHQQHRLLVHHRDSYSLLRHGPMATCLGEGNREEDAQPIIDGSLSAGISQES; from the exons ATGAAAAGCTGCACATCAGGGG ATAGACTAGCTGTGATAATTATTGGGATAATTACTTTAATCTTAGGCATTATTTTATCCTCCATGCCCTGGCTGGATTATTTTATACTAAAG AACTTAAGGCTGTGGAATGATACACTGAGTTATCATTATTGGCAAAGGCCCGGCGTCATCCGACTGACCAAGCTCTACATCTACAACGTGACCAATCCGGATGGATTCCTGCGCGGTGAAAAGCCACACCTGCAAGAAGTTGGTCCTTTTGTCTACAG GGAAGACATGCAGAAGGTGAATGTCAAGTTTCACGAGAATAACTACACCGTGTCATATCAGCATAAGAAGATACTGCAATTTGTTCCTGAACTGAGTATTGATAAGGACACGCCCATAACCACGCCCAATATTCCCCTGCTG ACCCTCACCAGTCTCAGCCCGAAGCTGGGATATCTCCTGTCCAAAACCATATCCGTAGTGGTAACGGCTGCCCAATTCAAGCCCTTCATCAACGTCACTGCCGAGCAGTTGGCCTTTGGCTACGACGATGCGCTGGTGAGCTTGGCCCACAGGTTTTATCCGAAGCACATGAGACCGATGGAGAGGATGGGTCTGCTCCTGGGCCGCAATGGCACCCTCACGGAGGTGTCCTCCGTCAAGACGGGCATGGACAGCATGGACCAGTTTGGCTACATAGACCAGCTGAATGGGATGGATCACCTGCCGCACTGGAGTGAGCCGCCGTGCACGAGTATAGCTGGATCGGAGGGATCCTTCTTTCCGCCGCGGGAACTCACCAAATCGGAGATGGTTCATATATACGACAAGGATTTGTGCCGGATTATCCCACTGAAATATGTGGAGAGCGTGGAAAAGGATGGCATAGCGGCGGATCTGTTCCGGCTGCCCAATAATTCCTACGGCGATTCCGCACACAATCCGGAGAACAAGTGCTACGATAGCAGCGAGTATGAGCCCATTCAGGGTCTGCAGAATATCAGTCCGTGCCAATATGGCGCCCCCGTTTACATTTCCAATCCGCATTTCTTTGAATCCCACCCAGATCTTCTCAATTCCGTGGAAGGCCTAAAGCCAGAACGTGAGAAGCATGAGACCTACTTCAAAATACAACCG AAACTTGGAGTTCCACTGGAGGGTAAAGTGCGGATACAGCTGAATCTCAAAGTGACACGTGCCAAGGACGTCTACCCAGTGCGTGATTTTCGAGACTTTGTCTTTCCGGTCATGTGGCTGGAAGAG GGCATCTCTGAGCTGACACCTGCCATCAAGCGCTGGATTTACTTGGGCACAGTGATAGCCCCGAGTGCCGTGCCCATCGGATCCTACCTGATGATCCTGGGCGGAGCCTTTGCCATCATCTTTAGCTTTGTGAGAGCCTACCAGAACTTTGTGTTCGCCCGGGATCCCACGCTAGAGATCCTCGAGATGGGCAGGAGGTCCTTGAGGCGGGGCAGCAGTTTCATAGCCCATCAGCAGCACAGGTTGCTCGTTCATCATCGGGACAGCTACTCCCTGCTGCGACATGGACCCATGGCCACCTGTTTGGGGGAGGGAAACCGGGAGGAGGACGCGCAGCCCATCATCGATGGAAGCCTCAGTGCAGGAATCAGTCAGGAGTCGTAG